From Patescibacteria group bacterium, a single genomic window includes:
- a CDS encoding ABC-ATPase UvrA, producing MDKIIIKGAREHNLKNIDLEIPKNKLIVLTGLSGSGKSSLAFDTIYAEGQRRYVESLSSYARQFLGTMKKPDVDLIEGLSPAISIDQKSTSHNPRSTVGTVTEIYDYLRLLFARIGHPHCPNCGREIARQSKEQITETILKMQDGRRPFVRVLILAPLVKDRKGEYTELFTSLKKRGYRKVRIDRKIYSLDDQIVLIKTNKHSIELVIDTLVIAKETDKNRLATDVEQALQFGNGEMIVSIIKDSTFDLPEFPKEMEDHLFSEKFACPVCNISISEIEPRIFSFNTPHGACPECSGIGRVLVVDKDLVFNNNLTINEGGILPFFNLGTNDTWFSRTFRTFCAENAIPLDKKIGELTEQQKNLLLYGTGEKEYSVRGENRWGSQTVIREPFRGITFELRRRYSESESDYVKTQIEKFMRYDLCPSCQGARLKKEALSVTIKGKSIVDVSDMSIGDVLDFFETLPDSLSTREKEISELILREIIQRIRFLKDVGLEYLTLSRSASTLAGGEAQRIRLASQIGSGLTGVLYVLDEPSIGLHQRDNEKLIETLKRLRDLGNTVIVVEHDEDTMAASDYIFDFGPGAGEFGGEIVAQGTYEEIKNNANSLTGQYLSKKKVIKVNTSKQSTMEESYLTLVGASEHNLKNITVKFPLRKFIVVTGVSGSGKSTLINDILYHALMQIKNPYHRQKPGKFVDILGYEQIKNVFLIDQSPIGRTPRSNPATYTGAFTYIRDIFSQTKEARLRGYGPGRFSFNVKGGRCEACEGEGQIKIEMQFLPDVYITCEVCQGKQYNNEALEILFNGKNIADVLNMSVQEALDFFSFVPGLAHKLQTLMDVGLSYIKLGQPAPTLSGGEAQRVKLASELSKRGRDALYLLDEPTTGLHFADLEKLLYVLRKLVDQGNSVIVIEHNLEVIKNADHIIDLGPEGGKKGGEIVAQGTPNQIAQNSLSHTGRFLKRILS from the coding sequence ATGGACAAAATAATTATTAAAGGTGCAAGAGAACATAACCTTAAAAATATCGATTTAGAAATTCCCAAAAACAAATTAATTGTTCTAACTGGTCTTTCAGGAAGTGGTAAATCCTCTCTCGCATTTGACACAATTTACGCTGAAGGACAGCGGCGATACGTTGAGAGTTTATCGTCTTACGCAAGACAGTTTTTGGGTACCATGAAAAAGCCAGATGTAGATCTTATTGAAGGATTATCTCCGGCTATATCTATCGACCAAAAATCTACATCACATAATCCTAGATCAACTGTAGGAACAGTGACAGAAATTTATGATTATTTGCGTCTTTTATTTGCACGCATAGGACACCCCCATTGTCCAAACTGTGGTAGAGAAATTGCCAGACAGTCAAAAGAACAAATTACGGAGACTATACTTAAAATGCAAGATGGGAGAAGACCCTTTGTTCGCGTTCTAATCTTAGCACCTTTAGTAAAAGATAGAAAAGGAGAATATACAGAACTTTTCACATCTCTTAAAAAGAGAGGATACCGTAAAGTCAGGATCGATAGAAAAATATATTCCCTTGATGATCAGATTGTATTAATCAAAACCAACAAACACTCTATTGAGTTAGTTATTGATACTCTGGTGATAGCAAAAGAAACAGATAAGAATCGCTTAGCAACCGATGTTGAACAAGCTCTGCAGTTTGGAAATGGAGAGATGATTGTAAGCATTATTAAGGATTCAACGTTTGATCTGCCTGAATTTCCTAAAGAAATGGAAGACCACCTTTTTTCAGAAAAGTTCGCATGTCCAGTATGTAATATCTCAATCTCTGAGATTGAACCACGAATTTTTTCATTTAATACACCTCATGGGGCTTGCCCAGAATGTTCTGGTATAGGGAGGGTGCTTGTAGTTGATAAGGATTTAGTTTTTAACAATAATCTTACCATCAATGAAGGAGGCATCTTACCATTTTTTAATTTGGGGACGAATGATACGTGGTTTTCAAGAACATTTAGAACATTTTGTGCTGAAAATGCAATTCCACTTGATAAAAAGATTGGAGAGTTGACAGAACAACAAAAAAACTTACTTCTTTATGGCACAGGTGAGAAAGAATACAGTGTAAGAGGAGAAAATAGATGGGGAAGTCAAACAGTAATCCGTGAACCCTTTAGAGGAATTACCTTTGAACTAAGAAGAAGATACTCAGAATCAGAATCTGATTATGTGAAAACTCAAATCGAAAAATTTATGCGCTATGATCTTTGTCCTTCCTGCCAAGGTGCAAGACTTAAAAAAGAGGCACTTTCAGTCACAATTAAAGGTAAATCTATTGTAGATGTCAGTGATATGTCAATAGGGGATGTTTTAGACTTTTTTGAAACCTTGCCTGACTCACTATCAACGCGCGAGAAAGAAATTAGCGAGTTAATTTTGCGAGAGATAATCCAGCGCATAAGATTTCTTAAAGATGTAGGCCTTGAGTACCTAACTCTCTCACGCAGTGCCTCAACTCTTGCAGGGGGGGAAGCACAACGCATTAGATTAGCATCCCAAATAGGTAGCGGTCTCACAGGAGTGCTTTATGTGCTTGATGAACCTTCAATTGGTTTACATCAAAGAGATAATGAAAAACTAATTGAAACTTTAAAAAGACTACGCGATCTTGGAAATACTGTAATTGTTGTCGAACATGATGAAGATACTATGGCAGCATCAGATTATATTTTCGACTTTGGACCCGGAGCAGGAGAATTTGGAGGAGAAATTGTCGCACAAGGTACTTATGAAGAGATTAAGAACAATGCCAATTCTCTGACAGGTCAGTATCTCTCCAAAAAAAAGGTCATAAAAGTTAATACCAGTAAACAAAGTACTATGGAAGAGTCATATTTAACTCTCGTTGGAGCATCTGAACATAATCTGAAAAACATCACAGTTAAATTTCCCCTTCGTAAATTTATCGTAGTAACTGGAGTCTCTGGAAGCGGTAAATCTACTTTAATTAATGATATTCTCTATCATGCACTAATGCAGATTAAAAATCCTTATCATCGACAGAAGCCTGGAAAATTTGTTGACATCTTGGGTTATGAACAAATTAAAAATGTATTTTTAATTGATCAGTCACCTATTGGTAGAACGCCTAGGAGCAACCCAGCAACTTATACAGGTGCATTTACTTATATAAGAGACATCTTTTCTCAAACAAAAGAAGCGCGTCTTCGGGGATATGGACCGGGAAGATTTTCTTTTAATGTTAAAGGTGGACGATGTGAAGCTTGTGAAGGAGAAGGACAGATTAAAATTGAGATGCAGTTTCTACCTGATGTGTATATTACCTGTGAAGTTTGTCAAGGAAAGCAATATAACAACGAAGCATTAGAAATCTTATTTAATGGTAAGAATATAGCTGATGTACTAAATATGAGTGTTCAAGAAGCATTGGATTTTTTCTCTTTTGTTCCGGGACTTGCACATAAACTGCAAACACTTATGGACGTTGGACTTTCTTATATTAAGTTGGGACAACCAGCTCCGACTTTATCAGGCGGAGAAGCACAACGGGTGAAGCTAGCTTCAGAACTTTCAAAGAGAGGTAGAGATGCACTTTATCTGCTTGATGAACCAACAACAGGTCTTCATTTTGCGGATCTTGAAAAACTTCTCTATGTTCTTCGAAAACTTGTAGATCAAGGAAATTCTGTTATTGTTATTGAACACAATCTTGAGGTAATCAAAAATGCTGATCACATAATTGATCTGGGTCCTGAAGGAGGAAAAAAAGGAGGAGAAATTGTCGCACAGGGTACACCTAATCAAATTGCTCAAAATTCCCTTTCTCATACTGGACGTTTTTTAAAACGTATCCTCAGCTAG
- the uvrC gene encoding UvrABC system protein C, producing the protein MPSKPGVYVFLDKNHKILYVGKAKDLKARVSSYFNSPSSLGPKTATLVEKIKFIRITVVESEIESLLLEAFYIKKYKPKYNVRLTDNKSYPLVRITINQKYPAVLLARRMDDPDSLYFGPFPNPSAVRIVLKTIRRIFPFVSVLNHPKRTCLYYHLGLCPCPPVNDSPELYKSYKLTIKRIISMFEGNSKKLIKELEKERDKKSKAEKFEDAQMLQKQINALSLITHPVHQPFEYHINPNLTTDLRTQEINELKDILNAHGYSITKLLKIECFDISNIQGKHATGSQVVFVNGEKESSLYRRYRVKIDGKPNDFAMMKEVISRRFKNKQWEYPDLVIVDGGKGQISSALKAMQELSVTCPVIGLAKREETIITSTFKEISLPKNSLALKLIMRIRDEAHRFAIFYHRKLRSKYALQS; encoded by the coding sequence TTGCCATCAAAGCCAGGAGTTTACGTTTTTCTTGATAAGAATCACAAGATTTTATATGTTGGGAAGGCAAAAGATCTAAAAGCTCGAGTTTCATCGTATTTTAATTCTCCTTCATCACTTGGTCCTAAGACCGCAACATTAGTAGAAAAAATCAAGTTCATTCGCATAACAGTTGTAGAGTCTGAGATTGAATCTCTTCTGCTTGAAGCTTTTTATATAAAGAAATATAAGCCTAAATATAATGTCAGACTTACAGATAATAAATCATATCCTCTAGTTAGAATCACAATAAATCAAAAATATCCCGCAGTTCTTCTCGCAAGACGAATGGATGATCCAGATTCTTTGTACTTTGGCCCATTTCCCAATCCTTCTGCAGTAAGAATTGTCCTTAAGACTATAAGAAGAATCTTTCCTTTTGTCTCTGTACTAAATCACCCCAAAAGAACATGCCTTTATTATCATCTTGGACTTTGTCCCTGTCCTCCTGTTAATGATTCCCCAGAACTTTATAAGTCATATAAATTGACAATTAAAAGAATAATTAGCATGTTTGAAGGAAACTCAAAAAAACTTATAAAAGAGTTGGAGAAAGAAAGAGATAAAAAAAGCAAAGCTGAAAAATTTGAAGATGCACAAATGCTACAAAAGCAGATTAATGCTCTTTCACTTATTACCCATCCAGTTCACCAACCGTTTGAATACCATATTAACCCAAATTTGACAACAGATCTCAGAACACAGGAAATCAACGAACTTAAAGATATTCTCAATGCTCATGGATATTCCATTACTAAACTTTTGAAAATTGAGTGTTTTGATATCTCTAATATTCAGGGAAAACACGCGACTGGCTCTCAAGTAGTGTTTGTCAATGGTGAGAAAGAAAGTTCTCTTTACAGACGGTATAGAGTAAAAATAGATGGCAAACCTAATGATTTTGCAATGATGAAGGAAGTAATAAGTAGAAGATTTAAAAATAAGCAGTGGGAATATCCTGATCTTGTCATAGTAGATGGGGGAAAAGGACAAATTTCATCAGCTTTAAAAGCAATGCAAGAGTTATCTGTTACTTGCCCTGTAATAGGTCTGGCAAAACGAGAGGAAACTATCATTACGTCAACATTTAAAGAAATTTCTCTACCAAAAAACTCATTAGCACTGAAGCTTATTATGCGTATTCGCGATGAAGCTCATAGATTTGCAATTTTTTATCATAGAAAATTAAGAAGCAAATACGCACTTCAGAGTTAA
- a CDS encoding ABC transporter substrate-binding protein codes for MTIVRKRLLIWLLKAYLKKWGKNLFLSFLAGLLIFVLLITIGRYFSHLLPQRKERIGVVGAYQLNTLPYFFTSQLSRGLTKVDNNGIVRPDIAKSWKIEDGGKTYIFYLQENLTFSNGEKVTSDKINYKFEDVKVERPDDYTLIYKLKDAYSPFLVTVSRPIFRKGLIGVGKIKVTDIELNGEFISSLTIRSADKEVKNQTYIFYPNQEAVKMSFLLGETTKITDINDPIIHNSSLISFPNVKFTRQTNYNRLVTLFYNTSDSFLSETKLRRGLTFALPNSFDGGERAYLPYSPKSYYYNRDIEKPTQDLEHAKLLIDAVKNSASASGKLQLTIKTLKRYRKDAQIIANSWKSIGIQTRIEEVSSVPESFQVYLGDFTIPKDPDQYVLWHSSQRYKTNITKLNNLRIDKLLEDGRKTIDIQKRKKIYADFQRFLLEESPAAFLYFPTTYTIVRN; via the coding sequence ATGACCATAGTGAGAAAGCGATTATTAATTTGGCTTTTAAAAGCCTATTTAAAAAAATGGGGGAAAAATTTATTTTTGTCATTTTTGGCAGGACTTTTAATCTTTGTACTGCTTATTACGATAGGCCGTTACTTTTCTCACTTACTTCCTCAACGTAAAGAAAGAATAGGAGTTGTGGGAGCATATCAATTAAATACTCTACCATATTTTTTTACTTCACAACTTTCGCGAGGACTTACAAAAGTAGATAACAATGGTATTGTGAGACCAGATATCGCCAAGTCGTGGAAAATTGAAGATGGAGGGAAAACTTATATTTTTTATCTTCAAGAAAATCTAACATTCTCCAATGGAGAAAAAGTTACCTCCGATAAGATTAACTATAAATTTGAGGATGTGAAAGTTGAAAGACCTGATGACTATACTCTAATTTATAAACTTAAGGATGCTTACTCCCCTTTTTTGGTAACAGTTTCACGTCCCATTTTTAGAAAGGGACTTATTGGAGTTGGAAAAATAAAAGTAACTGATATTGAACTCAATGGGGAGTTTATATCATCACTTACCATAAGATCAGCAGATAAAGAAGTTAAAAACCAAACTTACATCTTTTACCCAAACCAAGAAGCTGTAAAAATGTCATTTCTGCTTGGCGAAACAACAAAAATAACTGATATTAATGATCCAATCATACATAACTCTTCTTTGATTTCTTTTCCAAATGTTAAATTTACTCGACAAACAAATTACAATCGACTTGTCACCCTTTTTTACAACACGTCAGATAGTTTTTTGTCAGAAACCAAACTGCGTCGTGGTCTTACCTTTGCACTGCCAAATTCATTTGATGGCGGTGAGAGAGCATACCTTCCTTATTCTCCAAAGTCTTACTATTATAACCGTGATATAGAAAAGCCTACCCAAGATCTGGAACATGCAAAATTACTTATAGATGCAGTAAAAAATAGCGCATCAGCAAGTGGTAAATTGCAACTAACTATTAAAACACTTAAGCGTTATAGAAAAGATGCTCAGATTATTGCCAACTCATGGAAAAGTATTGGTATCCAAACACGCATTGAGGAAGTATCATCAGTTCCTGAATCTTTTCAGGTTTATCTTGGAGATTTTACTATCCCTAAGGATCCGGATCAGTATGTGCTTTGGCACTCAAGTCAACGATACAAAACAAATATTACTAAACTTAATAACCTAAGAATTGATAAACTATTGGAGGATGGAAGAAAGACAATAGATATCCAAAAACGTAAGAAAATTTATGCTGATTTTCAGCGCTTTCTTTTAGAAGAGTCCCCAGCTGCATTTCTTTACTTCCCAACTACTTACACAATTGTTCGCAATTAA
- a CDS encoding protease, whose amino-acid sequence MQNYVKTILLLGILSVLFITVGGLVGGRDGILFAFIFSLIVNGSAYFFSDRLALAASGAKPLKKSEAPELYQIIEELTRKMNIPMPKLYIVPTKQANAFATGRDPNHASVAVTEGILDVLSKEELRGVLAHELAHVKNRDILISSIAAVLASSISFIANMGLYGGFGRNNNEENRSAGIVGLLIALLIPIAASIIQLAISRQREFGADEAGAKTIGDGKPLANALLAIHASTKKSPMHINPAYSSLYIDNPIGGVGGTLLNLFSTHPPVDERVKRLLSL is encoded by the coding sequence ATGCAAAATTATGTTAAAACAATTTTACTTCTTGGTATTCTAAGCGTACTTTTTATTACCGTTGGAGGTTTAGTTGGCGGTAGAGATGGTATATTATTTGCATTTATATTCTCACTTATTGTCAATGGTTCTGCCTATTTTTTTTCTGATCGTCTAGCTCTTGCAGCAAGTGGTGCAAAACCATTAAAAAAATCAGAAGCCCCAGAGCTTTATCAAATTATTGAAGAACTAACACGCAAAATGAATATTCCTATGCCCAAGCTCTATATTGTACCTACTAAACAAGCAAACGCATTTGCTACAGGTAGAGATCCAAATCATGCATCAGTTGCGGTAACAGAAGGGATACTTGATGTGCTTTCCAAAGAAGAGCTCAGGGGTGTTCTTGCCCATGAGCTGGCTCATGTCAAAAACAGAGATATTCTTATATCCTCAATTGCTGCAGTTCTTGCTAGCTCAATCTCATTCATTGCTAACATGGGACTTTACGGCGGATTTGGCAGGAATAATAATGAGGAAAATCGAAGTGCAGGAATAGTCGGTCTTTTAATTGCACTCCTTATACCTATTGCAGCATCTATTATTCAATTAGCAATATCAAGACAGCGTGAATTTGGTGCAGATGAAGCAGGCGCTAAAACTATAGGAGATGGAAAACCTCTAGCTAATGCTCTTCTAGCAATTCATGCATCAACCAAGAAATCACCTATGCATATCAATCCAGCTTATTCATCACTTTATATTGATAATCCTATTGGTGGAGTTGGTGGAACACTGTTGAATCTTTTTTCTACTCACCCTCCAGTAGATGAACGAGTAAAACGGCTATTATCTCTTTAA
- a CDS encoding penicillinase repressor codes for MKVAKLGDLEKKVMDIVWEKKKCTTRDVVQNLKTNRHLAYTTVATILQRLWHKGLVIRKESKTGYIYSPKVSKDRYSKSIAQSFLKSFINSYGDTAIASFVDSIEKLPNAKRNYFLKLLEEHGKNK; via the coding sequence ATGAAAGTTGCTAAACTTGGAGATCTCGAAAAAAAAGTAATGGATATTGTCTGGGAAAAGAAAAAATGCACTACACGTGATGTAGTACAGAATCTAAAAACCAATAGACACTTAGCATATACAACTGTTGCGACAATACTCCAGCGACTTTGGCATAAAGGACTTGTTATCAGAAAGGAAAGTAAAACAGGCTATATCTACTCTCCGAAAGTTTCTAAAGACAGATACAGCAAGAGTATCGCTCAATCATTTTTGAAAAGCTTCATCAACTCATATGGAGATACTGCAATTGCTTCATTTGTTGATAGCATAGAAAAGCTTCCGAATGCAAAACGAAACTATTTTTTAAAGCTGCTGGAAGAACATGGTAAAAATAAATAA